In Megalopta genalis isolate 19385.01 chromosome 7, iyMegGena1_principal, whole genome shotgun sequence, a single window of DNA contains:
- the DMAP1 gene encoding DNA methyltransferase 1 associated protein 1, with translation MADVRDILDIEVPTTSELTKESIIGAEKKNRKKYEYKVPKRPEGMHREVFALLCKDNNDVPPLFPTDTAKGYKQVRAKLGMKKVRPWKWTPFTNPARTDGAVFHHWRRVADAGKEYPFAKFNKKIPIPSYTNAEYVQHLVTNGWTRAETDHLFDLCRRFDLRFIIIKDRWDRTKFPARSVEDLKERYYQVCAALTKAKSHTDKVYIFDAEHEKRRKEQLKKLFERTPEQVEEEQMLLAELRKIEQRKKERDRKTQDLQKLITAADHQADPRKNERKPPKKSGASSRNRPNKTDTSHTVESAGIKFPDFKNSGVSLRSQRIKLPSSLGQKKMKGIEQMLNELRLELNPPPTEQICQQFNELRSDIVLHYELRSALSTCDYELQSLRHQYEALAPGKTLTIPPALLPKTEPEVKADIIDVVGSPSMPTITPL, from the exons ATGGCAGACGTACGCGATATATTGGACATTGAAGTGCCCACGACCAGTGAGCTCACGAAGGAGTCGATTATAGGAGCCGAGAAAAAGAACCGAAAGAAATATGAGTATAAAGTACCCAAGCGACCCGAGGGTATGCATCGTGAGGTGTTTGCATTGTTGTGCAAAGACAACAACGACGTACCACCGCTGTTTCCAACGGACACAGCAAAAGGATACAAGCAAGTCCGAGCTAAGCTTGGTATGAAAAAAGTTAGACCATGGAAGTGGACTCCTTTTACTAATCCTGCGAGAACGGACGGAGCAGTGTTCCACCATTGGAGACGAGTAGCCGATGCTGGCAAGGAATATCCCTTTGCCAAATTCAATAAAAAGATTCCTATTCCTTCTTATACTAATGCAGAATACGTACAACATTTAGTAACAAATGGGTGGACCAGAGCAGAAACGGATCACTTGTTCGATCTGTGCAGAAGATTCGATCTAAGGTTCATAATAATAAAAGACAGATGGGATCGTACCAAGTTTCCTGCTAGATCTGTAGAGGATTTGAAAGAGAG GTATTATCAAGTGTGCGCCGCTCTAACAAAAGCAAAATCCCATACTGATAAGGTCTATATATTTGATGCAGAGCATGAGAAGCGTAGGaaagaacaattgaagaaattattcgAGAGAACACCGGAGCAAGTAGAAGAGGAGCAAATGTTATTAGCTGAATTGAGAAAGATCgaacaaagaaagaaagaaagggacCGGAAAACCCAGGATTTGCAGAAATTAATAACTGCTGCCGATCATCAAGCCGATCCCagaaagaatgaaagaaaacCTCCAAAAAAGAGTGGGGCTTCCTCTAGAAATAGACCAAACAAGACTGATACATCTCAC ACGGTCGAATCAGCCGGCATCAAGTTCCCAGATTTTAAGAATAGCGGCGTTTCGCTCCGTTCCCAGAGAATAAAGTTGCCAAGTAGCTTAGGTCAAAAGAAAATGAAGGGTATCGAACAAATGCTTAACGAATTGAGGTTAGAATTGAATCCACCGCCTACGGAACAGATTTGTCAGCAATTCAACGAGCTAAGAAGCGACATAGTTTTACATTACGAGCTCAGGAGCGCTCTGTCAACTTGCGATTACGAATTGCAGTCGTTGAGGCATCAGTACGAGGCTCTTGCACCTGGGAAG aCTCTGACGATACCGCCGGCGTTGCTACCAAAAACCGAACCGGAAGTCAAGGCAGATATAATAGATGTGGTGGGATCACCGAGCATGCCAACGATTACTCCACTCTGA